One candidate division WOR-3 bacterium DNA window includes the following coding sequences:
- a CDS encoding DUF262 domain-containing protein, whose translation MLERIRRTQRIFDVVRGIEEGSYRLPSIQRSFVWERNRICKLFDSLMNDYPIGSFLVWRPPTNMQIRCRRFTKDYKTGVRLIAEEITPSPTPYLVLDGQQRLQSLYMGFLGSYDREYLYFKVDSNPQNEENDLRYQFQFMMPEQAQEDPHWVKLIDIVNLRIEQVPEFVSEQFSSDTDDVKKIVLRNLSKFIRVFNIDEKIHILDVEEDLPYEDVLEVFVRVNSGGVVLTKSDLVFSTVVLNIPDMEREFIEIVDELNGGGEYEFDLDFIIKTSFVLFDKGAKYDVNKLKDKQYLDRLEADFNALKSALLSTIQFLKSDAKILSKRFLKSDLALIPIADFIYRQPHQQIPDGQAWKLRQYLYMSFFMRFYSHGPDGKLDALHNIITKHANPNIFPIEDISKYLERRTGISFRFLNTMLYDLDLVLNITQGGVTDIPQKRGWSLEKDHIFPQSVLKEKNISDELINNVGNLRLINKTRNILKSDSLPEEGIEFFGSNVPDLKELFLKARENLTEENYKNFVQYREKLIFNEVNKFLSMPRNDGTGDAPVPV comes from the coding sequence ATGCTGGAACGAATAAGACGAACGCAACGGATATTTGATGTAGTAAGAGGCATAGAAGAAGGAAGCTACAGACTTCCTTCAATTCAAAGGTCATTTGTTTGGGAACGAAATAGGATATGTAAATTATTCGATTCTCTCATGAACGACTATCCTATCGGATCTTTCCTTGTTTGGAGGCCGCCGACAAATATGCAAATTAGATGTAGAAGATTTACTAAAGATTACAAAACTGGTGTTCGTCTTATTGCAGAAGAGATAACTCCGTCACCTACACCTTACCTTGTTTTGGACGGTCAGCAAAGGCTGCAATCGCTTTATATGGGATTTTTGGGAAGTTACGATAGAGAATATTTATATTTTAAAGTCGACAGCAATCCTCAAAACGAGGAAAACGATCTACGCTATCAATTTCAATTTATGATGCCTGAACAGGCCCAAGAAGATCCGCACTGGGTAAAGCTGATAGATATAGTAAACCTGAGAATCGAACAAGTACCAGAATTTGTATCTGAACAATTTAGTAGCGACACAGACGATGTGAAAAAGATAGTGCTAAGAAACTTAAGCAAATTTATCCGTGTATTCAACATTGATGAAAAAATCCATATTCTGGATGTAGAAGAGGATTTACCATATGAGGATGTGTTGGAAGTTTTTGTAAGGGTAAACTCTGGTGGCGTTGTATTAACAAAGTCTGACTTGGTGTTCTCCACGGTTGTTTTGAATATCCCTGACATGGAAAGAGAATTTATTGAGATTGTTGACGAGTTGAACGGAGGTGGAGAATACGAATTTGATCTTGATTTTATAATCAAAACTTCTTTTGTGCTCTTTGATAAGGGTGCTAAGTATGATGTGAATAAACTCAAAGATAAACAATATCTCGACAGGCTCGAAGCAGATTTTAATGCACTTAAAAGTGCGCTGTTGTCCACTATACAGTTCTTGAAAAGTGATGCAAAAATACTTTCTAAAAGATTTCTCAAATCTGACTTAGCCTTAATCCCAATAGCTGATTTTATTTATAGGCAACCCCACCAACAGATACCTGATGGGCAAGCATGGAAACTTCGGCAATATTTATACATGTCTTTCTTTATGAGATTTTATTCGCACGGTCCTGACGGGAAACTGGATGCACTTCACAATATAATAACCAAACATGCAAACCCCAATATTTTTCCGATAGAAGACATCAGTAAATACTTAGAAAGAAGAACAGGTATAAGTTTCCGTTTCTTAAATACCATGTTATATGATTTGGATTTAGTGCTAAATATAACTCAAGGTGGGGTTACTGATATTCCCCAAAAAAGAGGGTGGAGTTTGGAAAAAGACCATATCTTTCCACAAAGTGTTCTTAAAGAGAAGAACATCTCTGATGAACTAATAAATAATGTCGGAAACCTCAGACTGATTAATAAGACTAGAAATATTTTGAAAAGCGATAGTCTTCCAGAGGAAGGTATTGAGTTTTTCGGTTCCAACGTGCCAGACCTTAAAGAGCTCTTTCTTAAAGCTAGAGAGAATTTGACGGAGGAAAATTATAAAAATTTCGTGCAGTATAGAGAGAAATTGATATTTAACGAAGTCAACAAATTTTTAAGCATGCCTCGTAATGACGGCACGGGAGATGCGCCTGTCCCCGTATAA